In the genome of Sebastes umbrosus isolate fSebUmb1 chromosome 14, fSebUmb1.pri, whole genome shotgun sequence, one region contains:
- the setd1a gene encoding histone-lysine N-methyltransferase SETD1A isoform X2, protein MDPDGGADSQKAVSLQWKSYKLVQDPAIRRVAQKIYRYDGVHFSVPDSGFPPVGDLRDPRPRRLWSRYTELSLPVPKFKLDEFYVGPIPLKEVTFARLNDNIKEPFLAEMCAKFGEVEEMEILFHPKTRKHLGLARVLFTSTRGAKDTVKHLHNTSVMGNIIHAQLDIKGQQRKKYYDLIVKGSYTPQTVPLGGKALTDRLQPQAPPPQPQPQPQPPPQPQPQPDTSSEIRRRLSSELAVLAAGVQALTSGSATPCSGDTGFSDQRLDTPPSSGPFTPGSTASSQGGGGGGGTPFSSRSGTPFSQDSGYAGGRQTGYNTGTLGSGYPPQDMLPSSSSSSAVSSTVGGYKVSRYSEDAQEPSVHQRGRPMYPPTTSYRPNEPPCYPPYPNVGGPGPHMAHHSSMPPPPLAAQYDPPPMSDRDRDRDRDSGGRYGAAGIGSRRSSYHQQQDTNSSTKYHSHHSHHHSERRDERGYRRDSLGSRSGDHSHQRHRNHHHSHNHHGSSSRRRSSHDRDRDRDRDRDRDSDFSNSSDPRYNSNSYRSSSNSMSPPPSSYSAYSSKEPAPAPPQGLDASTRLGGTSLPERGSLPSVGADKHHSALPPPPPPPPPLPSASVMAAAVAETLGTLDFNQDSPAREEQWTKPKRRPSTPPAPPKTPPPASPPQPSIASSSTSPSSTSLPHHLPSSSSSPPPPQRDSSSPEPDSTNESLPFVYHSSSLDSRIEMLLKEQKAKFSFLASDEEDDEERKEEKQRGVRGDGGERRGGSGDAGEHTSGSQVGDNGEKDHRRKGERDRDGHRGRKRGKGGDGRKSPTVPTATIPSSSSFSSHILPPDKPQPQVGLTGTGALQEESSQGAPDDSRSRTGAHTPPYNGQTQPSPRSSGEDMEISDEEEEQTSTITTVTTHQPSITSCSSPSSSQAAMPSQTTDPSSSPPPISDSAQHFGTSMHPPLPSYPPHLPPPPPPGYSLQPPPPPGIPPLPHMELHPEYPPPMPHHMYDYATSMELMNQYSGGAPMSFQMQTHMLSRLHQLRMSSSNGTPGPGEAATADYASYHHHSMPPPHTHHPYMEQEGSGAGAHYDQDHRYMHPHMPYPYPDPHSTQIPPPPHHGIPPPHTGWPPHVLPPQYPSYMPPPVYGTMLPGEGDEYRTPGEEMPMMAENNPHEATVQMVLGNLIQEMKNIMQRDLNRKMVENVAFATFDEWWERKETKAKPFQTMVRGMSALRDDEKKEEKVNRPREPLTALVDWAKSGGMEGLSLRGALRLPSFKVKRKEPQEIKEGDMKRPRPSTPPDEDDEAAEGRMPEANRHGAERDNKRRKKKPRNLKPWELGSEGEETSDGSSTEKEDGEESEKESDDDALSVDSDDESLSSSSEGSSSSASSSSSSSEDEDEEEGERAESEGPDTMDESTMDSTTEKHDRENNAAAVSKAEVKTGELKDSKADTTAAPIKRPPSPLYPRPSSPIVVVPPLKKRRKTVSFSTGENDGKSQPPTAPLSPSPSQLAGESPLVSPVRPPDSPVTASPSPLARPTQGIQLLPFASKPGEGNALIVPPSGRTQDSDESKRLPVSPQTTPVKSPGKRGAGKDFPKSPIPPIMVCRTVQNLPLDHASMCRMAFEEAPPPPPVNKRSRGRPRTTSLSASSCHSLREEDEDEEESEQRLRLREQLGASSLLQLASASTDLSVLADVALKMDPDAGDSEETETSDEAEEQKMEEDLFSPESLALVLSPEGVIVLMEHNYCKAPILPVPSGTKRTSSKQDSSVLLPADLNTISGVLEAPEEVIGEALPSRGDTKEHLSTMGVLCESEDAGQAASLTPSSKKKITAGKGLELEKDKSKKRRRKDKENLEVHHSPKQKEQPGKKQRKRKLEDSEEDVDVEELESGELSSSDTEDEVVEDVRKSERLFLQEAGVTSSQRWPKPAPAAPELPAIKFDNRSEFEQMTILYDIWNSGLDGEDLSLLKQTYEKLLQDNQSSDWLNDTHWVNHTITNLPNPRRKKKNACEQLREHVTGCARSEGYYAISRKEKDVYLDLDLPEQVIREGENVDSSGANRVLSERRSEQRRLLTVIGTTAVMDSDLLKLNQLKYRKKRLRFGRSRIHEWGLFAMEPIAADEMVIEYVGQNIRQMVADNREKRYAQQGIGSSYLFRVDHDTIIDATKCGNLARFINHCCTPNCYAKVITIESQKKIVIYSKQAIAVNEEITYDYKFPLEENKIPCLCGTENCRGTLN, encoded by the exons ATGGATCCAGACGGTGGGGCAGATTCACAAAAAGCTGTCAGTTTGCAGTGGAAGAGCTACAAACTCGTCCAGGACCCAGCCATACGACGGGTTGCACAGAAAATCTACAGATATGATGGAGTGCATTTCAGTGTGCCA GACTCTGGATTTCCTCCCGTGGGTGATCTGCGGGACCCTAGACCCCGGAGACTATGGTCCAGGTATACAGAACTGTCCCTGCCAGTACCCAAGTTTAAG CTCGATGAGTTCTATGTGGGTCCCATACCCCTCAAGGAGGTGACCTTTGCTAGACTCAATGACAACATCAAGGAGCCCTTCCTGGCAGAAATGTGTGCCAAGTTTGGTGAGGTGGAGGAAATGGAGATCCTGTTTCACCCCAAGACCAGGAAGCACTTGGGCCTGGCCAGGGTGTTGTTTACCAGCACCAGAGGAGCCAAGGACACAGTCAAGCATCTGCACAACACTTCTGTCATGGGTAACATCATTCATGCTCAGCTGGATATAAAAG GCCAGCAGAGGAAGAAGTATTATGACCTGATAGTAAAAGGGTCCTACACTCCTCAGACTGTGCCCCTGGGAGGCAAGGCTCTGACAGACAGGCTCCAGCCTCAGGCCCCCccaccacagccacagccacagccacagccaccaccacagccacagccacagcctgACACG TCATCAGAAATCAGGCGGAGGCTCTCCAGTGAGCTTGCGGTTTTGGCAGCAGGGGTCCAGGCCCTCACATCAGGCAGCGCCACCCCTTGCTCTGGGGATACTGGTTTCAGTGACCAGCGATTGGACACGCCCCCCTCTTCAGGCCCCTTCACACCGGGCTCCACTGCTTCATCTCagggtggtggaggaggggggggaacACCTTTCAGCTCCAGATCTGGGACTCCTTTCTCACAAGACTCGGGCTACGCCGGCGGCAG GCAAACTGGCTACAACACTGGCACTTTGGGCAGCGGCTACCCTCCCCAGGACATGctaccttcctcctcctcgtcttctgCAGTCTCATCTACTGTCGGAGGATACAAAGTGTCTCGCTACTCGGAGGATGCACAGGAACCGTCAGTGCATCAGCGAGGTCGCCCTATGTACCCCCCGACCACATCATACCGTCCCAACGAGCCGCCGTGCTACCCCCCATACCCCAATGTTGGAGGGCCTGGGCCACACATGGCGCACCACTCCTCAATGCCTCCGCCACCTCTTGCCGCCCAATATGATCCGCCCCCAATGTCAGACAGGGACCGTGACCGTGACAGAGACTCAGGGGGGCGCTACGGGGCAGCGGGGATTGGCTCCAGAAGGTCATCTTACCACCAGCAGCAAGACACAAACTCTTCCACAAAGTACCATTCCCATCACTCCCATCACCACTCAGAACGCAGGGACGAAAGGGGGTACCGGCGAGACAGCCTGGGCTCCCGATCAGGTGACCACAGCCACCAGAGACACCGCAACCACCACCATTCTCACAACCACCacggcagcagcagccgcagGAGGAGCAGCCATGACCGGGACAGAGATCGAGACAGAGACCGAGACAGAGACAGTGACTTCTCCAACAGCTCTGACCCCAGATACAATTCCAACTCCTACCGCTCCTCCTCTAACAGCATGTCTCCTCCCCCCTCATCTTACTCCGCATACTCCTCCAAAGAGCCGGCCCCAGCCCCTCCTCAGGGATTAGACGCTTCCACTCGTCTAGGGGGCACAAGCCTCCCAGAGAGGGGCTCTCTGCCTTCGGTAGGTGCTGACAAGCACCACAGTGCTCTGCCTCCAcctcccccaccaccaccgcccCTCCCGTCAGCCTCAGTCATGGCAGCGGCTGTAGCTGAGACACTTGGAACACTGGACTTCAACCAGGATAGTCCGGCCCGCGAAGAGCAGTGGACAAAGCCCAAACGTCGTCCCAGCACCCCACCCGCGCCGCCGAAGACGCCCCCGCCTGCCTCCCCACCACAGCCCTCCATCGCTTCTTCCTCTACCTCCCCTTCAtctacctccctccctcaccatcttccctcctcctccagctccccaCCGCCCCCTCAACGGGACTCCTCTTCCCCAGAGCCAGATTCCACCAATGAGAGTTTACCGTTCGTCTACCACAGCAGCAGCCTCGACTCTCGTATTGAGATGCTCTTAAAGGAACAAAAGGCTAAGTTTTCTTTCCTTGCCTCTGATGAGGAAGATGacgaagagaggaaagaggagaagcaGAGGGGCGTACGTGGGGATGGAGGAGAGCGAAGAGGCGGATCAGGTGATGCAGGGGAGCACACGAGTGGCAGTCAGGTGGGAGATAATGGGGAGAAGGACCACAGGAGGAAAggggaaagagacagagatggacaCAGAGGAAGGAAACGGGGAAAGGGGGGAGATGGTAGGAAGAGTCCCACTGTACCTACAGCCAccatcccctcctcttcctccttctcttcccacATCCTTCCCCCAGATAAGCCCCAGCCCCAGGTTGGCCTTACTGGGACGGGAGCTTTGCAGGAGGAGTCTTCACAGGGAGCACCTGATGATTCACGGAGCAGGACGGGAGCACACACACCACCTTACAATGGACAGACTCAG cCCTCCCCTCGTTCCTCAGGTGAAGACATGGAGATCtcggacgaggaggaggagcagacgaGTACCATAACAACGGTGACCACCCACCAACCCTCCATCACCTCATGTTCCTCACCCTCTTCATCCCAGGCTGCAATGCCTTCACAAACAACAGACCCCTCATCTTCACCCCCACCCATCTCTGACTCTGCACAGCACTTTGGCACCTCCATGCACCCTCCGCTTCCTTCCTACCCTCCTCATttgcctcctccacctccccctgGTTACTCCCTCCAgccaccacctcctcctgggATCCCTCCACTGCCCCACATGGAGCTGCACCCCGAGTATCCTCCCCCCATGCCCCACCACATGTATGACTATGCCACGTCCATGGAGCTGATGAACCAGTACAGTGGTGGAGCTCCTATGTCTTTCCAAATGCAGACCCACATGCTAAGTCGCCTCCACCAGCTGCGCATGTCGTCATCCAATGGCACCCCGGGCCCTGGTGAGGCAGCCACAGCAGACTACGCCTCCTACCACCACCACTCTATGCCGccaccccacacacaccaccctTACATGGAACAAGAGGGGAGCGGGGCGGGTGCTCATTATGACCAGGATCACCGCTACATGCACCCCCACATGCCTTACCCCTACCCTGACCCCCACAGCACTCAGATACCCCCCCCTCCACACCATGGCATCCCGCCTCCCCATACTGGCTGGCCGCCACACGTCTTACCGCCACAATACCCCTCTTACATGCCCCCACCTGTCTACGGCACCATGCTGCCTGGGGAGGGAGACGAGTACCGGACTCCAGGAGAGGAGATGCCCATGATGGCTGAAAATAATCCACATGAAGCCACAGTGCAGATGGTCCTGGGCAATCTGATCCAGGAAATGAAGAACATCATGCAGAGGGACCTGAACCGAAAAATGGTGGAGAACGTTGCCTTTGCGACTTTTGACGAGTGGTGGGAGAGGAAAGAGACCAAAGCCAAG CCTTTCCAGACAATGGTTAGAGGAATGTCTGCGTTACGGGATGAtgagaaaaaagaggaaaaggtcAACCGTCCTCGGGAGCCTCTCACGGCTCTTGTGGATTGGGCAAAGAGCGGCGGCATGGAGGGATTGTCTCTCCGGGGAGCACTACGACTGCCTTCCTTCAAG GTGAAGAGGAAAGAACCTCAGGAGATCAAAGAGGGAGACATGAAAAGGCCGCGACCCTCGACTCCACCAGACGAGGATGACGAAG CTGCTGAGGGGAGGATGCCGGAGGCGAACAGACATGGAGCCGAAAGGGACaacaagaggaggaaaaagaagcCAAGGAATCTTAAACCTTGGGAGCTCGGCAGTGAGGGAGAGGAAACGTCGGATGGCTCCTCCACTGAAAAG GAGGACGGAGAGGAAAGTGAAAAGGAGTCTGATG atGATGCCCTTAGTGTTGATAGTGATGATGAGAGCCTCTCTTCGTCCTCTGAGGGCTCTTCCTCTTcagcatcctcctcttcatcttcttctgaagatgaggacgaagaggaaggagagagggctGAGAGTGAAGGGCCAGACACCATGGATGAGTCCACCATGGACAGCACAACCGAGAAACATGACAG GGAAAATAACGCAGCTGCTGTTTCTAAGGCAGAGGTCAAAACAG GTGAACTTAAGGACAGCAAAGCAGATACAACAGCAGCACCTATCAAGCGTCCTCCATCGCCCCTGTACCCGCGCCCTTCGTCCCCTATTGTTGTTGTGCCCCCTCTCAAGAAACGCAGGAAGACTGTCTCGTTCTCCACAGGCGAGAACGACGGCAAAAGCCAGCCGCCGACTGCACCGctttctccatctccctcaCAACTGGCGGGTGAATCTCCCCTTGTCTCCCCTGTCAGGCCTCCAGACTCCCCCGTCACTGCTTCCCCGTCCCCCTTGGCTCGTCCCACTCAGGGCATCCAACTTCTCCCCTTCGCCTCCAAACCAGGTGAAGGCAATGCCCTCATTGTGCCCCCATCTGGACGAACCCAAGATTCTGACGAGTCCAAAAGACTTCCTGTTTCTCCTCAGACCACGCCGGTCAAATCCCCTGGAAAACGGGGTGCAGGCAAAGACTTCCCCAAATCTCCCATCCCTCCTATCATGGTGTGCCGTACCGTGCAGAACCTGCCGTTGGACCACGCTTCTATGTGCAGGATGGCCTTCGAGGaggctcctcctccacctcccgtCAACAAACGGTCCAGAGGCAGGCCTCGGACGACCAGCCTGTCTGCTTCTTCCTGTCACTCCCTcagagaggaagacgaggatgaggaggaaagtGAGCAGAGGTTGAGACTTAGAGAGCAGCTGGGGGCATCGAGCCTCCTGCAGCTGGCCTCAGCTTCAACTGACTTGTCTGTGTTGGCGGACGTAGCCCTGAAAATGGACCCTGACGCTGGAGACTCAGAGGAGACGGAGACATCTGATGAGGCGGAAGAGCAGAAGATGGAAGAGGATCTCTTCTCCCCAGAGTCTCTGGCTCTGGTTCTGAGCCCAGAGGGTGTAATTGTCCTCATGGAGCACAACTACTGCAAAGCCCCTATTCTCCCAGTACCATCCGGTACCAAAAGGACTTCCTCCAAACAGGACTCCTCTGTCTTACTCCCAGCAGACCTCAACACTATTTCTGGGGTGCTTGAAGCGCCAGAGGAGGTCATTGGAGAGGCGCTGCCCTCCAGAGGAGATACAAAAGAACACTTATCTACAATGGGAGTGCTTTGTGAGTCTGAGGATGCGGGCCAGGCTGCGTCTCTAACTCCATCGTCAAAGAAGAAGATCACGGCTGGCAAAGGTTTAGAACTTGAAAAGGACAAGAgcaaaaagaggagaagaaaagacaaagaaaacctcGAGGTTCATCACtcaccaaaacaaaaagagcAGCCGGGCAAGAAGCAGAGGAAGCGGAAACTAGAG GACTCTGAGGAGGATGTGGACGTTGAGGAGCTTGAGTCAGGGGAGCTGTCCAGCTCAGACACCGAGGACGAGGTGGTTGAAGACGTGAGGAAGAGTGAGCGCCTCTTCCTGCAGGAGGCAGGTGTGACATCATCCCAGCGCTGGCCTAAACCTGCCCCAGCAGCACCCGAGCTGCCGGCCATCAAGTTTGACAACCGCAGTGAGTTTGAGCAGATGACCATCCTGTATGACATCTGGAACTCCGGTCTGGACGGCGAAGACTTGAGTTTGCTGAAGCAGACGTATGAGAAGCTGCTACAGGACAACCAGAGCTCTGACTGGCTCAACGATACCCACTGGGTCAATCACACTA TAACCAATTTGCCAAACCCTCGGCGTAAGAAGAAGAATGCTTGCGAACAGCTTCGGGAGCATGTGACCGGTTGTGCCAGGAGTGAGGGCTACTACGCCATCAGCCGCAAGGAGAAGGACGTCTatctggacctggacctgcCCGAGCAGGTCATACGGGAGGGGGAGAATGTCGACAGCTCG GGAGCGAACCGGGTCCTATCAGAGAGACGCTCAGAGCAACGTCGGCTCCTCACTGTCATCGGCACCACGGCGGTCATGGACTCTGACCTACTCAAACTCAACCAGCTTAAG TACCGCAAGAAGAGGCTTCGCTTTGGACGCAGCAGGATCCACGAGTGGGGCCTGTTCGCCATGGAGCCCATCGCTGCCGATGAGATGGTCATTGAGTATGTGGGGCAAAACATCAGACAG ATGGTGGCTGACAATCGAGAGAAGCGGTACGCACAGCAGGGCATCGGGAGCAGCTACCTGTTCAGAGTGGACCACGACACAATTATCGATGCCACCAAGTGTGGCAACCTGGCCCGATTCATCAACCACTGCTGCACT CCAAACTGCTACGCCAAGGTCATCACCATAGAGTCCCAGAAGAAGATTGTGATCTACTCGAAGCAGGCCATCGCCGTCAACGAAGAGATCACCTACGACTACAAATTCCctctggaggaaaacaagattCCTTGCTTGTGTGGAACAGAGAACTGCCGCGGGACACTGAACTAG